A single Natranaerobius thermophilus JW/NM-WN-LF DNA region contains:
- a CDS encoding ABC transporter permease encodes MRNIMEVIYIMMIRQIKLFYRSKPRMISSIAQPTLFLIALGLGFGPVFEQAGDIDYIQYLTPGIIGMTLLFGSMMNGMSIIWDKEFGFLKETLVAPVPRPSLLIGRCLGGAITSMLQGLIVFGLSYLIMGFRLNSIVALPLFLVVMLLIALSFTLLGTVIATKVDDMQAFPTVMNFLIFPMFFLSGAIFPIENLPNYVATITNLNPMTYGVNLLRNTINLDYTTANFLDTMVILALIILLIMIGSPIFNRIET; translated from the coding sequence ATGAGAAATATTATGGAAGTTATCTACATAATGATGATCAGACAAATTAAATTATTTTATAGATCCAAACCTAGAATGATAAGCTCCATTGCCCAACCCACTCTATTTTTAATTGCTCTAGGATTAGGTTTTGGCCCGGTATTCGAACAGGCTGGCGATATTGATTATATCCAATATCTAACTCCAGGAATCATTGGAATGACATTATTGTTTGGTTCAATGATGAATGGCATGTCTATCATTTGGGATAAAGAATTCGGATTCTTAAAAGAAACCCTGGTTGCTCCAGTACCCAGGCCGAGTTTGCTTATAGGTCGTTGTCTTGGCGGCGCCATTACCAGCATGTTGCAGGGACTTATAGTATTTGGACTCAGCTATCTAATAATGGGATTTAGACTTAATAGCATTGTGGCCTTACCTTTATTCCTAGTTGTGATGTTATTGATAGCGTTATCATTTACTTTATTAGGAACAGTAATTGCCACCAAAGTCGATGATATGCAGGCCTTTCCAACTGTCATGAACTTTTTAATTTTTCCTATGTTTTTTCTTTCAGGGGCGATTTTCCCTATTGAAAATTTACCGAATTATGTGGCTACCATTACTAATCTCAATCCAATGACCTATGGAGTAAATTTACTTAGGAATACTATAAATTTAGATTACACAACTGCTAATTTTTTAGATACCATGGTAATATTAGCTTTAATAATACTATTAATAATGATTGGAAGTCCCATATTTAACAGGATAGAAACATAA
- a CDS encoding DegV family protein — MQKIGIVTDSTADIPENLREKHNIHVIPLSVVHGDTVYRDGVDIDSENFYELLENSDTIPQSSQPTPQDFENLYKNLLGKYEEIISVHLSAGLSGTINAAEQAGKLFQNRVHVFDSKGISAGIGLQVIEAAKKIQEGWETEKVMEFLGSLRNNVETLFTLDTLEYLHKGGRIGKVSSMLGSFLNIKPIVRVEDGKFVPYGKARSRRTALNKIVNNLETFAENRVPWKLAIAHGQGKEGADFLKEVLDEKFGIEADIYTTIGPVIGVHTGPGTSGAAVMFSPE, encoded by the coding sequence TTGCAAAAAATTGGTATTGTGACAGACAGTACAGCGGATATTCCTGAAAATTTGCGTGAGAAACATAACATCCATGTGATACCGTTATCAGTAGTTCACGGTGATACAGTTTATCGGGATGGTGTAGATATTGATTCAGAAAATTTTTATGAGTTGCTAGAAAATAGTGATACTATTCCGCAATCTTCTCAGCCTACACCTCAAGATTTTGAAAATCTCTATAAAAATTTATTGGGAAAATATGAAGAAATAATCTCAGTTCATTTATCGGCCGGATTAAGTGGTACCATTAATGCCGCCGAGCAGGCAGGCAAATTGTTCCAGAACAGGGTACATGTATTTGATTCCAAAGGGATTAGTGCCGGGATAGGTTTACAGGTTATAGAAGCAGCTAAAAAAATTCAAGAAGGCTGGGAAACAGAAAAAGTGATGGAATTTTTAGGATCTTTAAGAAACAATGTTGAAACCTTGTTTACTCTTGACACTTTAGAATATCTACATAAAGGTGGGCGTATTGGTAAAGTTTCATCTATGTTGGGGTCATTCTTAAATATCAAACCAATTGTGAGAGTTGAAGACGGAAAATTTGTCCCCTACGGTAAGGCTAGAAGTAGGCGAACCGCCTTGAATAAAATTGTTAACAATTTAGAAACTTTTGCAGAAAATCGGGTACCCTGGAAACTAGCTATTGCTCATGGACAGGGTAAAGAGGGTGCTGATTTTTTAAAGGAAGTGCTCGATGAAAAATTCGGAATAGAGGCGGATATTTATACTACAATCGGCCCTGTTATTGGAGTACATACTGGACCTGGAACTTCTGGGGCAGCTGTCATGTTTAGTCCGGAATAA
- the amrS gene encoding AmmeMemoRadiSam system radical SAM enzyme: MERRKFLSKTGKILGLSSTLSALLLQGCDMFPWSEDTDPLKGDGTDTGLDITNDIKDLKEAMFYKSLNENRVKCQVCFRECVIKPSERGFCRNRENKEGKLYNIVYGRPSAVQIDPVEKEPQHHFMPGSYIFCVGTAGCNYRCKYCHNYQLSQQSIDDLRYEKLLPEDLVEQALEQNVAAISFTYNEPTSLYEYMYDTAKLAQEHEIGVMFHSNGSMSTEPLKKLLKYVDSTTIDLKGFEDNFYQDISQAELSPVLDTLKTIVDAGVWLEIVNLMVTDLNDDPEVVKDMCTWIKEELGEDIPLHFTRFTPSYKMTDTSPTPVERLEKAREIAIDCGLRFVTIGNVPGHQYNSTYCPECHQSLIKRDHFSVHEINLEDGKCENCGLDIPGVWSI; this comes from the coding sequence ATGGAAAGGAGAAAATTCCTTTCTAAGACTGGAAAAATATTAGGGTTAAGTTCTACTTTGTCTGCTTTGTTATTACAAGGGTGTGACATGTTCCCTTGGTCTGAAGATACAGACCCTCTAAAAGGAGATGGAACAGATACTGGTCTTGATATAACTAATGACATAAAAGACTTAAAAGAGGCCATGTTTTATAAATCATTAAATGAAAATCGTGTAAAATGTCAGGTCTGCTTTAGAGAATGTGTAATTAAACCTTCGGAAAGAGGATTTTGCCGGAATAGGGAAAATAAAGAAGGTAAACTCTACAACATTGTCTATGGCAGACCTTCTGCTGTTCAAATTGATCCAGTAGAAAAGGAACCACAACATCATTTTATGCCAGGCAGCTATATTTTTTGTGTAGGGACTGCAGGCTGTAACTATCGATGTAAATACTGTCACAATTATCAATTGTCTCAACAGAGTATTGATGATTTGCGTTATGAAAAACTACTCCCTGAAGATTTAGTAGAACAAGCACTGGAGCAAAATGTAGCTGCAATCTCATTCACTTATAATGAGCCTACTTCTCTTTATGAATACATGTACGATACAGCTAAGTTGGCCCAGGAACATGAAATAGGAGTTATGTTCCATTCCAATGGTTCTATGAGTACAGAACCCCTGAAAAAGTTGTTAAAATATGTGGATTCAACGACTATTGACTTAAAAGGATTTGAAGACAATTTTTATCAGGATATTTCACAGGCTGAGTTATCACCAGTTTTAGACACTCTTAAAACTATTGTTGATGCAGGGGTTTGGTTGGAAATAGTTAACCTAATGGTGACAGATTTAAATGATGATCCTGAAGTAGTAAAAGATATGTGCACCTGGATAAAAGAAGAGTTAGGTGAAGATATACCTTTACACTTTACCAGATTTACACCTAGCTATAAAATGACTGATACCTCACCTACTCCTGTAGAACGTCTGGAAAAAGCCAGAGAAATAGCAATAGACTGTGGTTTGCGTTTTGTAACCATTGGCAATGTTCCCGGTCACCAGTATAATTCCACTTATTGCCCTGAATGTCACCAATCTCTCATTAAAAGAGATCACTTTTCCGTACATGAAATAAATTTAGAAGATGGAAAATGCGAAAACTGTGGATTAGATATCCCTGGTGTTTGGAGCATCTAA
- a CDS encoding stalk domain-containing protein, which yields MRKKTIKSTLAIFALSGAVLFNAGFANAQDSFSVQVNDEEVRFVDQQPFIDENNRTLVPVRFVSEALGARVDWNGDKGDQGQVHIKRDDTQLIIEIGESHFYHDQEKVAIDTEAKITNQNRTVLPVRALSEALGADVSWEDDTVSIEDTSLATEDIETKEDDTTRDNMEESVEGQETEIGAKSEKVTQVNEAITSHGYDALEEDAVEKLIKQSEQLDLDLSLLLGLMRVESTFNPENVGSASGALGLFQIMPGTASNLASQHGWEYEREKLFDAQYNIKLGTTYLHQLMEKYDGNVHKALSGYNRGTVGLQNYMDVHGTPVSDFSQMVLDKADKYGQNLN from the coding sequence GTGAGGAAGAAAACTATTAAATCTACTTTAGCGATCTTTGCTCTGTCGGGAGCTGTTTTATTTAATGCCGGCTTTGCCAATGCTCAGGATTCTTTCTCGGTCCAGGTAAATGATGAAGAAGTGCGGTTTGTTGATCAGCAACCTTTTATCGATGAAAATAATCGAACTTTAGTACCTGTACGGTTTGTTAGTGAGGCATTAGGAGCAAGGGTCGATTGGAATGGAGACAAAGGTGACCAAGGCCAAGTACATATAAAAAGAGACGATACCCAATTAATAATTGAGATTGGGGAATCACACTTTTATCATGACCAGGAAAAAGTTGCAATAGACACAGAAGCTAAAATCACTAATCAAAACAGAACTGTCTTACCAGTCAGAGCATTATCAGAAGCTTTGGGAGCTGATGTAAGCTGGGAAGATGATACTGTATCGATAGAGGATACGAGCTTGGCCACGGAAGATATCGAGACAAAAGAAGATGATACTACTCGAGATAATATGGAGGAAAGTGTAGAAGGACAAGAAACCGAAATTGGCGCTAAATCTGAAAAAGTCACTCAAGTTAATGAGGCTATTACTAGTCATGGGTATGATGCCTTGGAAGAAGATGCAGTAGAGAAGCTAATCAAGCAATCGGAACAGTTGGACTTGGATTTGAGCTTGCTACTGGGTCTGATGAGAGTTGAGAGTACTTTTAATCCAGAGAATGTGGGTAGTGCATCAGGGGCTTTAGGATTATTCCAAATAATGCCCGGAACAGCTTCAAATCTTGCTAGTCAGCACGGATGGGAATATGAACGGGAAAAACTTTTTGATGCTCAATACAATATCAAGCTTGGTACTACTTACTTGCATCAATTAATGGAAAAGTACGATGGTAATGTACACAAGGCTCTATCCGGATATAACCGAGGTACAGTAGGTTTACAGAACTATATGGATGTCCATGGGACTCCTGTAAGTGATTTTTCTCAAATGGTGTTGGATAAAGCTGATAAATATGGTCAGAACTTAAATTAA
- a CDS encoding potassium channel protein — MPLYLVKNVLNQILQIKNFKLVTLAILFLVLSSYVLYFIEPDTFSTPFAGFWFVMTTISQQGYADILPNTLAGRIYTIILFIIGIGIFGVIIAKWVDGVIQYRQAKESGNLSYLGKNHIVMINWSKKTENAIDELLKNQNKKIVLIDELQTTPIQHEQVHYIQGAPTDKNTLTKANILQSKAISVFAKDNITDEISLDGKTLLIGLTIQELLNENKKDIYTSVEVINEQHLSSFKNLSKIDKIILSNKPFSNILTQSILENASP, encoded by the coding sequence ATGCCATTATATCTAGTAAAAAATGTTCTTAATCAAATATTGCAAATAAAAAACTTCAAGCTCGTTACTCTTGCAATCCTATTTCTAGTCTTGAGTTCATATGTTTTGTATTTTATTGAGCCCGATACTTTTAGCACTCCCTTTGCTGGATTTTGGTTTGTCATGACCACTATTTCTCAACAGGGCTATGCAGATATTCTTCCAAATACTTTAGCAGGTAGGATATATACAATTATTCTGTTTATCATAGGAATAGGAATTTTTGGAGTTATAATAGCAAAATGGGTGGATGGCGTTATTCAATACCGGCAAGCCAAGGAGAGTGGTAATTTGAGTTATTTGGGTAAAAATCACATAGTTATGATTAATTGGTCTAAAAAAACTGAAAATGCCATAGATGAACTTTTAAAAAATCAAAACAAAAAAATTGTACTAATCGATGAATTACAAACAACTCCTATCCAGCATGAACAGGTTCACTACATACAAGGAGCACCTACAGATAAAAACACTCTCACTAAGGCTAATATCTTGCAATCCAAAGCTATTAGTGTCTTTGCAAAAGATAATATAACTGATGAAATTTCCTTGGATGGTAAAACCCTGTTAATTGGCTTAACTATCCAGGAATTACTCAATGAAAATAAGAAGGATATTTATACTTCAGTAGAGGTGATCAATGAACAGCATTTATCCTCTTTCAAAAATCTCAGCAAAATAGATAAAATAATCCTATCCAATAAACCATTTTCAAACATTTTAACTCAATCTATCCTTGAAAATGCTAGTCCTTAA
- a CDS encoding fused MFS/spermidine synthase: MSLTVRRSEALIKLFTILIGITGMMGQLLLLRELLVTFYGNELVIGIVIANWVIMEAIGSFFGGKISTSQSSKLWYFLFLALYALVLPAALYFSRTAVVILFDVLPGESINIWEHFLSSILILVFPALIHGALYPLGTAMLKDVRDSANVNLSRQSAGDVYILENLGTLIGGLFFTIILVDKYHSFTLGIAITVVHLMAVIMGTTFLSKRGKVPRKTEGIYLVLIILAVVIVSPWGFDVADTLHESSLEQQWWGANIVHYENTPYGNITTLESDGEYTFYYDGRPVFTAPVPDMARIKDFIHVSAASHSSPEEVLMVGGGMGGSIAQLLEHEVSGLKYVELDPNLPGVAGKYQVSPVKEELEDPRVELEITDGRQYLRQTENNYDLIVMGFITPETLQTNRLFTVEFYELVEQTLAEGGLLAFTAPGSREYMSREMKQLNASLFNSVSRVFSDIKLIPGDDNIYLASNDEINLTPQVLYQRLEERDITTEMMTESYLEYRLDPGVKEKITKDIKTMEVQPNFDFNPKGFFYTLQHWGTMFSPTMVQFLDKLESFEPIYYIALIALIFSVVYIVPRIALVSRYSSDLSIPLLIAIFISGIIAMAFDLFIMFSFQTFYGSIYKMTGFLLASFMLGMFLGGNWSVSKLVSTQTKEIQIRTFKLCELVLILLIFGLGSLIYAMGSWSRVLPDFIFIGIFGILAVVSAFPIGVQFPLAVSILEDDWDPKCKSTGNFAKSIKTENSKFVSTASALYAADLLGGWISGLVISMVLFPVIGLVNTLIVLGFMKVGSLLLLCFYPVKYGTSNHY, translated from the coding sequence ATGAGTTTAACTGTAAGACGATCAGAGGCTTTGATTAAGCTGTTTACAATATTAATTGGTATTACCGGAATGATGGGACAGCTCCTTCTTTTAAGGGAGCTGTTAGTAACTTTTTACGGTAATGAATTAGTTATTGGGATTGTTATTGCCAATTGGGTGATTATGGAAGCTATCGGCAGTTTCTTTGGAGGTAAAATTAGCACTTCTCAAAGCTCAAAGCTTTGGTACTTTTTATTCCTGGCCCTATATGCCCTGGTCTTACCAGCAGCTTTATATTTCTCACGGACTGCTGTAGTAATTTTATTTGATGTATTGCCTGGTGAATCCATAAATATTTGGGAGCACTTCTTGTCTTCTATCTTAATACTTGTTTTTCCCGCCTTAATTCACGGGGCATTGTATCCCTTGGGGACAGCTATGTTAAAAGATGTGAGAGATTCGGCTAATGTAAATCTTTCAAGACAATCTGCCGGTGATGTGTATATTTTAGAAAATCTAGGAACTTTAATTGGCGGTCTGTTTTTTACAATAATATTGGTTGACAAATACCACTCTTTTACCTTGGGGATAGCCATCACAGTAGTTCATTTAATGGCAGTAATAATGGGGACTACTTTTTTATCAAAAAGAGGGAAAGTACCGAGGAAAACGGAAGGGATCTATCTTGTATTGATAATCTTAGCTGTTGTGATAGTTTCCCCTTGGGGTTTTGATGTAGCCGATACCTTGCACGAGTCTTCCTTAGAGCAGCAGTGGTGGGGAGCAAATATAGTCCATTATGAGAACACACCATATGGTAATATAACTACCCTGGAAAGTGATGGAGAATATACATTCTATTATGATGGACGTCCGGTTTTCACAGCCCCTGTCCCTGATATGGCCAGAATTAAAGACTTTATTCATGTGTCTGCAGCTTCTCACTCTTCACCTGAAGAAGTGTTAATGGTGGGAGGAGGTATGGGAGGCAGTATTGCTCAACTTCTTGAACATGAAGTTTCAGGATTAAAATATGTGGAACTAGATCCCAATTTACCTGGAGTTGCCGGGAAATATCAAGTTTCACCGGTAAAAGAAGAATTGGAAGATCCCAGGGTAGAGCTAGAAATTACTGACGGCCGCCAGTATCTGAGACAAACCGAAAACAACTATGATCTAATAGTCATGGGGTTCATTACTCCTGAAACTTTACAAACCAATCGCTTATTCACCGTTGAATTTTATGAATTGGTGGAGCAAACCTTGGCCGAAGGTGGTCTCCTAGCGTTTACTGCCCCTGGCTCACGGGAATATATGAGCCGTGAAATGAAGCAATTAAATGCTTCCCTTTTTAACAGTGTTAGCCGTGTTTTTTCCGACATTAAGTTGATTCCCGGGGATGATAATATTTATCTTGCCTCTAATGATGAAATTAACTTAACCCCTCAAGTTCTATATCAAAGACTTGAAGAACGGGATATTACTACTGAAATGATGACGGAAAGTTATTTGGAATATCGTCTTGATCCTGGAGTTAAGGAGAAGATAACAAAGGATATAAAGACCATGGAAGTTCAACCAAACTTTGATTTCAATCCAAAAGGTTTCTTTTATACACTTCAGCATTGGGGGACCATGTTTTCGCCTACTATGGTTCAATTCCTTGATAAGTTAGAGAGCTTTGAACCGATTTATTATATAGCCCTGATAGCCCTTATATTCAGTGTTGTTTACATCGTTCCTCGGATCGCTCTAGTTTCGAGATACTCCTCTGATCTTAGTATCCCCTTACTGATTGCCATTTTTATAAGCGGGATTATAGCTATGGCCTTTGATTTATTTATCATGTTTTCATTTCAGACTTTTTATGGTTCAATCTATAAAATGACGGGTTTTCTTCTGGCTTCATTCATGCTGGGAATGTTTTTAGGTGGTAATTGGTCTGTTAGTAAACTGGTATCTACACAGACCAAAGAAATTCAAATCCGAACATTTAAGTTATGTGAACTGGTTTTAATTTTATTGATTTTTGGCCTAGGAAGTTTAATTTATGCAATGGGATCTTGGTCGAGAGTTTTACCTGATTTTATTTTTATAGGAATTTTTGGTATTTTAGCTGTTGTATCAGCTTTTCCCATAGGGGTTCAGTTCCCCCTTGCTGTAAGCATTTTGGAGGATGATTGGGACCCAAAATGTAAATCAACGGGGAATTTCGCTAAATCAATAAAAACGGAAAACTCAAAATTCGTCAGTACAGCTTCAGCTTTATATGCTGCTGATTTACTGGGGGGTTGGATTTCTGGACTTGTGATATCCATGGTGTTATTCCCGGTTATCGGTTTGGTAAATACTCTAATAGTTTTGGGTTTTATGAAGGTTGGCAGCTTGCTTTTATTATGTTTCTATCCTGTTAAATATGGGACTTCCAATCATTATTAA
- a CDS encoding dimethylsulfoniopropionate lyase has product MGNRSFKNGDISTWKQIILRYNNLYKQMLTKINGLESYDQTGQQENHNTQVIRRIKKAIQNLHELDQTPQKKPVCKYLEDLIASSEGSNEDINDLLYLLNNVQHDLRWEFGYHEMPHDLANKYAYTELLGPRGPVLARDIVLGLVLLGPDCCYPKHFHRNIAESYICLKGSCIINDKPLDSGEYFFNLPGEVHYLTTEVNTPCLLAYAWISDKEKLRGKGMEFY; this is encoded by the coding sequence TTGGGAAATAGAAGTTTTAAAAATGGTGACATTAGCACCTGGAAACAGATAATACTTAGATACAATAATTTGTATAAGCAAATGTTAACTAAAATAAATGGCCTAGAAAGCTACGATCAAACTGGTCAACAAGAGAATCATAACACTCAAGTTATTAGAAGAATAAAAAAAGCAATTCAAAATCTGCATGAGCTTGATCAAACACCGCAGAAAAAACCGGTTTGTAAGTATTTAGAAGATTTGATTGCATCTTCTGAGGGATCAAATGAAGATATTAATGATTTACTATATTTATTAAATAATGTCCAGCATGATCTGAGATGGGAATTCGGTTATCATGAAATGCCCCATGACTTAGCTAATAAATATGCTTATACAGAATTACTTGGCCCTCGAGGACCTGTCCTTGCTCGAGATATTGTTTTAGGATTAGTTTTATTAGGACCGGATTGTTGCTATCCTAAACATTTTCATCGCAATATTGCCGAGTCATATATCTGTTTAAAGGGAAGTTGTATAATAAACGATAAACCTCTAGATTCAGGAGAGTATTTTTTTAATCTTCCTGGGGAAGTGCATTATTTGACAACTGAAGTTAATACTCCCTGTTTGCTAGCATATGCTTGGATATCAGATAAAGAAAAATTAAGAGGTAAAGGCATGGAATTTTATTAA
- a CDS encoding DEAD/DEAH box helicase produces the protein MTTFNDLGLNDGVIKAISEMGFEETTPIQRQAIPQVMNGQDIIGQAQTGTGKTAAFGIPYIERIQDPNNKEIKGLVVTPTRELAIQVAEEINRLGQYNGITALPIYGGQSIGHQIKALKKRPQIIVGTPGRLIDHLNRKTIKLNNVNMVTLDEADEMLNMGFIEDIKTILQKTPSHKQTLMFSATMPGPIKSLAEQFMNDPEIIRTKTKEITVPSIEQQYVEVKEGDKFDVFCRLVDSQSPEKAIVFGRTKRRVDELYQALKKRGYFAEGIHGDMPQTKRDHVIKNFRTGATELLVATDVASRGLDVTGISHIYNFDIPQDADSYVHRIGRTGRAGQSGAAVTLVTPREKGHLNLIEQSIKRQIPRRPKPSVDEALEGKQKIAVEKLLSEAKDKNARQYHKLAEELLEENDSIELVAGALKSLTVESEGPNIKLTEEAPIVRGKSKSKKGSGKSGSGKRQGHKRSHKNYRKKGR, from the coding sequence ATGACTACTTTTAATGATTTAGGACTTAACGACGGTGTTATAAAGGCCATATCAGAAATGGGCTTTGAAGAAACCACACCAATCCAAAGACAGGCTATTCCACAAGTAATGAATGGTCAAGATATTATTGGCCAGGCTCAAACTGGGACGGGGAAAACAGCCGCCTTTGGGATTCCATATATTGAAAGGATTCAAGACCCTAATAATAAAGAAATCAAAGGGCTTGTAGTAACTCCCACTAGAGAGTTGGCTATACAGGTGGCAGAAGAGATTAATAGATTAGGTCAGTATAATGGAATCACCGCTTTACCTATTTATGGAGGCCAAAGTATAGGGCACCAAATCAAGGCTCTCAAAAAACGGCCTCAAATAATAGTCGGAACACCAGGTCGTTTAATCGATCACCTAAATCGAAAGACAATCAAATTAAACAATGTGAATATGGTTACATTAGACGAAGCCGATGAAATGTTGAATATGGGTTTTATTGAAGATATCAAAACTATATTACAAAAAACCCCAAGTCACAAGCAGACTCTTATGTTTTCAGCCACCATGCCGGGACCGATCAAAAGTTTAGCCGAACAATTTATGAATGACCCCGAAATAATTAGAACAAAAACAAAAGAAATTACCGTGCCAAGTATTGAACAACAGTATGTCGAGGTTAAAGAAGGAGATAAATTCGATGTTTTTTGTCGCTTAGTAGACAGTCAGTCTCCTGAAAAAGCTATTGTATTCGGAAGAACTAAACGAAGAGTTGATGAACTTTATCAGGCCTTGAAAAAACGAGGTTATTTTGCTGAGGGGATTCATGGCGATATGCCCCAAACAAAACGAGACCATGTTATCAAAAATTTCCGTACTGGAGCTACAGAACTCCTTGTAGCAACAGACGTAGCTTCTAGAGGGTTAGATGTTACTGGAATCAGTCATATTTATAACTTTGATATTCCTCAAGATGCTGACAGTTACGTCCATCGTATTGGCAGAACTGGCCGAGCAGGACAAAGCGGTGCAGCTGTCACTTTAGTAACACCTAGAGAAAAAGGACATTTAAATCTAATTGAACAAAGTATTAAGAGGCAAATCCCTCGCAGACCAAAACCCTCGGTAGACGAAGCTCTAGAAGGTAAACAAAAAATAGCCGTAGAAAAACTATTAAGCGAAGCAAAAGATAAGAATGCTAGACAATACCATAAATTAGCAGAAGAATTATTAGAAGAAAATGACTCAATTGAACTAGTAGCTGGTGCTTTAAAAAGTTTAACAGTAGAAAGTGAAGGACCAAATATCAAACTTACCGAAGAGGCTCCGATCGTTAGAGGAAAATCCAAATCAAAAAAGGGTTCTGGTAAGTCAGGTTCAGGTAAGCGCCAGGGACACAAGAGAAGCCATAAAAATTATCGTAAAAAAGGAAGATAA
- a CDS encoding ABC transporter ATP-binding protein, producing MSQKQLDQEANSENNKIIQVNQLVKQYEGGVTAVDNISFQVDEGEIFAFLGPNGAGKSTAIKILTTVSRPTSGEILVNGYNTAKEEHRVRDAMGVVFQDHTLDKELTAYENLYYHTVLYGVPKNERKDRIQTMLDNVGLWERRNSLVKTFSGGMKRRVEIVRALLHYPKILILDEPTSGLDAQTRFFLWNHIDEINRDYNITVFLTTHNLEEAEKVAENIAIIDQGQILAMGSSKEIKAQTETESLERAFLEITGYDLRY from the coding sequence ATGAGCCAGAAACAGCTTGACCAAGAAGCAAACAGCGAAAACAACAAAATAATACAAGTTAATCAACTGGTAAAACAATATGAAGGAGGAGTTACAGCCGTAGACAATATTTCTTTTCAGGTGGATGAAGGCGAGATTTTTGCTTTTTTAGGACCTAATGGTGCAGGCAAAAGTACTGCTATTAAAATATTAACTACCGTCTCACGACCAACTTCAGGTGAAATACTGGTCAATGGATATAACACCGCTAAAGAAGAGCATCGGGTTAGAGATGCCATGGGAGTAGTGTTCCAAGATCACACCCTAGATAAAGAACTAACAGCTTATGAAAATTTATATTATCACACAGTGTTATACGGGGTCCCAAAAAATGAACGAAAAGACCGTATTCAAACCATGTTAGATAATGTGGGTTTATGGGAAAGAAGAAACAGTTTAGTAAAGACATTTTCCGGTGGTATGAAAAGACGAGTAGAAATAGTCCGGGCTTTACTCCATTACCCCAAAATACTGATATTAGATGAACCCACTTCAGGTTTAGACGCTCAAACCAGGTTTTTCCTGTGGAATCACATTGACGAGATAAATCGGGACTATAATATTACAGTTTTCCTAACTACCCACAACTTAGAAGAAGCAGAGAAAGTGGCTGAAAATATTGCCATAATTGATCAAGGTCAAATCCTAGCCATGGGCAGTTCAAAAGAAATCAAGGCTCAAACGGAAACAGAATCATTAGAACGAGCCTTTTTAGAAATCACTGGTTATGATTTAAGATATTAA